The Toxorhynchites rutilus septentrionalis strain SRP chromosome 3, ASM2978413v1, whole genome shotgun sequence genome includes a region encoding these proteins:
- the LOC129773641 gene encoding serine-rich adhesin for platelets-like — protein sequence MVTRKFIIVLVILHCGIVSSGAIKGFGYKKHRLGYYKYGPGVHNLFTYIPKPGGPTTPRTTQTTTTRGTTSTTGTTTTTIRTPTPTPRISTTQAGSTSTTRATTTTIATTSTTGATTTTPGISSTIEAATTSTTEGITTSTTESGTTSTTDSGTTSTTESGTTSTTGSGTTPTTEGITTSTTESGTISTTDSGTTSTTESGTTSTTGSGTISTTEGITTSTTESGTTSTTEGITTSTTESGTTSTTDSGTTSTTESGTTSTTGSGTTSTTEGITTSTTESGTTSTTDSGTTSTTESGTTSTTGSGTTPTTEGITTSTTESGTISTTDSGTTSTTESGTTSTTGSGTISTEGITTSTTESGTTSTTEGITTSTTESGTTSTTDSGTTSTTESGTTSTTGSGTTSTTEGITTSTTESGTTSTTDSGTTSTTESGTTSTTGSGTTSTPEGITTSTTESGTTSTTEGITTSTTESGTTSTTDSGTTSTTESGTTSTTGSGTTSTTEGITTSTTESGTTSTTDSGTTSTTESGTTSTTGSGTTSTTEGITTSTTESGTTSTTDSGTTSTTESGTTSTTGSGTTSTPEGITTSTTESGTTSTTEGITTSTTESGTTSTTDSGTTSTTESGTTSTTGSGTTSTTEGITTSTTESGTTSTTDSGTTSTTESGTTSTTGSGTTSTPEGITTSTTGSGTTSTTEEITTSTTESGTTSTTDSGTTLTTESGTTSTTGSGTTPTTEGITTSTTESGTTSTTDSGTTSTTESGTTSTTGSGTISTTEGITTSTTESGTTSTTEGITTSTTESGTTSTTDSGTTSTTESGTTSTTGSGTTSTTEGITTSTTESGTTSTTDSGTTSTTESGTTSTTGSGTTSTPEGITTSTTESGTTSTTDSGTTSTTESGTTSTTGSGTTLTTEGITTSTTESGTTSTTDSGTTSTTESGTTSTTGSGTTSTTEGITTSTTESGTTSTTDSGTTSTTESGTTSTTGSGTTSTTEGITTSTTESGTTSTTDSGTTSTTESGTTSTTGSGTISTTEGITTSTTESGTTSTTEGITTSTTESGTTSTTDSGTTSTTESGTTSTTGSGTTSTTEGITTSTTESGTTSTTDSGTTSTTESGTTSTTGSGTTSTTEGITTSTTESGTTSTTEGITTSTTESGTTSTTDSGTTSTTESGTTSTTGSGTTSTPEGITTSTTESGTTSTTDSGTTSTTESGTTSTTGSGTTLTTEGITTSTTESGTTSTTDSGTTSTTESGTTSTTGSGTTSTTEGITTSTTESGTTSTTDSGTTSTTESGTTSTTGSGTTSTTEGITTSTTESGTTSTTEGITTSTTESGTTSTTDSGTTSTTESGTTSTTGSGTTSTPEGITTSTTESGTTSTTDSGTTSTTESGTTSTTGSGTTLTTEGITTSTTESGTTSTTDSGTTSTTESGTTSTTGSGTTSTTEGITTSTTESGTTSTTDSGTTSTTESGTTSTTGSGTTSTTEGITTSTTESGTTSTTEGITTSTTESGTTSTTDSGTTSTTESGTTSTTGSGTTSTTEGITTSTTESGTTSTTEGITTSTTESGTTSTTDSGTTSTTESGTTSTTGSGTTSTTEGITTSTTESGTTSTTDSGTTSTTESGTTSTTGSGTTSTTEGITTSTTESGTTSTTEGITTSTTESGTTSTTDSGTTSTTESGTTSTTGSGTTSTPEGITTSTTESGTTSTTDSGTTSTTESGTTSTTGSGTTLTTEGITTSTTESGTTSTTEGITTSTTESGTTSTTDSGTTSTTESGTTSTTESGTTSTTEGITTSTTESGTTSTTDSGTTSTTESGTTSTTGSGTTSTTEGITTSTTESGTTSTTDSGTTSTTESGTTSTTGSGTTSTTEGITTSTTESGTTSTTEGITTSTTESGTTSTTDSGTTSTTESGTTSTTGSGTTSTPEGITTSTTESGTTSTTDSGTTSTTESGTTSTTGSGTTSTTEGITTSTTESGTTSTTDSGTTSTTESGTTSTTGSGTTSTTEGITTSTTESGTTSTTEGITTSTTESGTTSTTDSGTTSTTESGTTSTTGSGTTSTPEGITTSTTESGTTSTTDSGTTSTTESGTTSTTGSGTTLTTEGITTSTTESGTTSTTDSGTTSTTESGTTSTTGSGTTSTTEGITTSTTESGTTSTTDSGTTSTTESGTTSTTGSGTTSTTEGITTSTTESGTTSTTEGITTSTTESGTTSTTDSGTTSTTESGTTSTTGSGTTSTTEGITTSTTESGTTSTTDSGTTSTTESGTTSTTGSGTTSTPEGITTSTTESGTTSTTDSGTTSTTESGTTSTTGSGTTSTTEGITTSTTESGTTSTTDSGTTSTTESGTTSTTGSGTTSTTEGITTSTTESGTTSTTDSGTTSTTESGMTSTTGSGTTSTTEGITTSTTESGTTSTTDSGTTSTTESGTTSTTGSGTTSTTEGITTSTTESGTTSTTDSGTTSTTESGTTSTTGSGTISTTEGITSSTTESGTTSTTEGITTSTTESGTTSTTDSGTTSTTESGTTSTTGSGTTSTTEGITTSTTESGTTSTTDSGTTSTTESGTTSTTGSGTISTTEGITTSTTESGTTSTTEGITTSTTESGTTSTTDSGTTSTTESGTTSTTGSGTISTTEGITSSTTESGTTSTTEGITTSTTESGTTSTTDSGTTSTTESGTTSTTGSGTTSTTEGITTSTTESGTTSTTDSGTTSTTESGTTSTTGSGSTSTTEGITTSTTESGTTSTTDSGTTSTTESGTTSTTGSGTTSTTEGITTSTTESGTTSSTDSGTTSTTESGTTSTTGSGSTSTTEGITTSTTEKGATTSTTEGLTTSTTEGITSSTTEGATTSTTEGLTTSTTEGITSSTTEDATTSTTETEGITSSTTEGATTSTTEVLTTSTTEGMTSSTTEGATTSTTEGLTTSTTEGITSSTTEGATTSTTEGLTTSTTEGMTSSTTEGATTSTTEGLTTSTTEGITSSTTEGATTSTTEGLTTSTTEGITSSTTEGATTSTTEGLTTSTTEGITY from the coding sequence ATGGTGacaagaaaattcataataGTGCTAGTGATTTTGCATTGTGGGATAGTGAGTAGTGGAGCAATAAAAGGATTTGGTTACAAGAAACATAGATTGGGCTACTACAAATACGGTCCTGGTGTTCATAATTTGTTCACATATATTCCTAAACCTGGAGGCCCTACGACACCGAGAACAACACAAACTACTACAACAAGAGGTACAACATCGACAACCGGGACAACAACAACGACGATCAGAACCCCAACCCCAACTCCTAGAATATCAACCACACAAGCTGGATCAACTTCTACAACTAGAGCAACAACTACGACAATCGCCACCACATCCACAACCGGAGCAACAACGACGACGCCCGGCATTTCATCCACAATAGAAgctgcgacgacttcaaccacagaaggAATAACGACATCGACAACGGAAAGTGGGACGACTTCGACTACTGACAGTGGAACAACTTCGACTACAGAAAGTGGAACGACATCGACAACAGGAAGTGGAACGACTCCAACCACAGAAGGAATAACGACATCGACAACGGAAAGTGGGACGATATCGACTACTGACAGTGGTACAACTTCGACTACAGAAAGTGGAACGACATCGACAACAGGAAGTGGTACGATTTCAACCACAGAAGGAATAACGACATCGACAACGGAAAGTgggacgacttcaaccacagaaggAATAACGACATCGACAACGGAAAGTGGGACGACTTCGACTACTGACAGTGGAACAACTTCGACTACGGAAAGTGGAACGACATCGACAACAGGAAGTggaacgacttcaaccacagaaggAATAACGACATCGACAACGGAAAGTGGGACGACTTCGACTACTGACAGTGGAACAACTTCGACTACAGAAAGTGGAACGACATCGACAACAGGAAGTGGAACGACTCCAACCACAGAAGGAATAACGACATCGACAACGGAAAGTGGGACGATATCGACTACTGACAGTGGTACAACTTCGACTACAGAAAGTGGAACGACATCGACAACAGGAAGTGGTACGATttcaacagaaggaataacgacATCGACAACGGAAAGTgggacgacttcaaccacagaaggAATAACGACATCGACAACGGAAAGTGGGACGACTTCGACTACTGACAGTGGAACAACTTCGACTACGGAAAGTGGAACGACATCGACAACAGGAAGTggaacgacttcaaccacagaaggAATAACGACATCGACAACGGAAAGTGGGACGACTTCGACTACTGACAGTGGAACAACTTCGACTACAGAAAGTGGAACGACATCGACAACAGGAAGTGGTACGACTTCAACCCCAGAAGGAATAACGACATCGACAACGGAAAGTgggacgacttcaaccacagaaggAATAACGACATCGACAACGGAAAGTGGGACGACTTCGACTACTGACAGTGGAACAACTTCGACTACAGAAAGTGGAACGACATCGACAACAGGAAGTggaacgacttcaaccacagaaggAATAACGACATCGACAACGGAAAGTGGGACGACTTCGACTACTGACAGTGGAACAACTTCGACTACGGAAAGTGGAACGACATCGACAACAGGAAGTggaacgacttcaaccacagaaggAATAACGACATCGACAACGGAAAGTGGGACGACTTCGACTACTGACAGTGGAACAACTTCGACTACAGAAAGTGGAACGACATCGACAACAGGAAGTGGTACGACTTCAACCCCAGAAGGAATAACGACATCGACAACGGAAAGTgggacgacttcaaccacagaaggAATAACGACATCGACAACGGAAAGTGGGACGACTTCGACTACTGACAGTGGAACAACTTCGACTACGGAAAGTGGAACGACATCGACAACAGGAAGTggaacgacttcaaccacagaaggAATAACGACATCGACAACGGAAAGTGGGACGACTTCGACTACTGACAGTGGTACAACTTCGACTACAGAAAGTGGAACGACATCGACAACAGGAAGTGGTACGACTTCAACCCCAGAAGGAATAACGACATCGACAACAGGAAGTggaacgacttcaaccacagaagaAATAACGACATCGACAACGGAAAGTGGGACGACTTCGACTACTGACAGTGGAACAACTTTGACTACAGAAAGTGGAACGACATCGACAACAGGAAGTGGAACGACTCCAACCACAGAAGGAATAACGACATCGACAACGGAAAGTGGGACGACTTCGACTACTGACAGTGGTACAACTTCGACTACAGAAAGTGGAACGACATCGACAACAGGAAGTGGTACGATTTCAACCACAGAAGGAATAACGACATCGACAACGGAAAGTgggacgacttcaaccacagaaggAATAACGACATCGACAACGGAAAGTGGGACGACTTCGACTACTGACAGTGGAACAACTTCGACTACAGAAAGTGGAACGACATCGACAACAGGAAGTggaacgacttcaaccacagaaggAATAACGACATCGACAACGGAAAGTGGGACAACTTCGACTACTGACAGTGGAACAACTTCGACTACAGAAAGTGGAACGACATCGACAACAGGAAGTGGTACGACTTCAACCCCAGAAGGAATAACGACATCGACAACGGAAAGTGGGACGACTTCGACTACTGACAGTGGAACAACTTCGACTACGGAAAGTGGAACGACATCGACAACAGGAAGTGGAACGACTTTAACCACAGAAGGAATAACGACATCGACAACGGAAAGTGGGACGACTTCGACTACTGACAGTGGTACAACTTCGACTACAGAAAGTGGAACGACATCGACAACAGGAAGTggaacgacttcaaccacagaaggAATAACGACATCGACAACGGAAAGTGGGACGACTTCGACTACTGACAGTGGTACAACTTCGACTACAGAAAGTGGAACGACATCGACAACAGGAAGTGgtacgacttcaaccacagaaggAATAACGACATCGACAACGGAAAGTGGGACGACTTCGACTACTGACAGTGGTACAACTTCGACTACAGAAAGTGGAACGACATCGACAACAGGAAGTGGTACGATTTCAACCACAGAAGGAATAACGACATCGACAACGGAAAGTgggacgacttcaaccacagaaggAATAACGACATCGACAACAGAAAGTGGGACGACTTCGACTACTGACAGTGGAACAACTTCGACTACAGAAAGTGGAACGACATCGACAACAGGAAGTggaacgacttcaaccacagaaggAATAACGACATCGACAACGGAAAGTGGGACGACTTCGACTACTGACAGTGGTACAACTTCGACTACAGAAAGTGGAACGACATCGACAACAGGAAGTGgtacgacttcaaccacagaaggAATAACGACATCGACAACGGAAAGTgggacgacttcaaccacagaaggAATAACGACATCGACAACAGAAAGTGGGACGACTTCGACTACTGACAGTGGAACAACTTCGACTACAGAAAGTGGAACGACATCGACAACAGGAAGTGGTACGACTTCAACCCCAGAAGGAATAACGACATCGACAACGGAAAGTGGGACGACTTCGACTACTGACAGTGGAACAACTTCGACTACGGAAAGTGGAACGACATCGACAACAGGAAGTGGAACGACTTTAACCACAGAAGGAATAACGACATCGACAACGGAAAGTGGGACGACTTCGACTACTGACAGTGGTACAACTTCGACTACAGAAAGTGGAACGACATCGACAACAGGAAGTggaacgacttcaaccacagaaggAATAACGACATCGACAACGGAAAGTGGGACGACTTCGACTACTGACAGTGGTACAACTTCGACTACAGAAAGTGGAACGACATCGACAACAGGAAGTGgtacgacttcaaccacagaaggAATAACGACATCGACAACGGAAAGTgggacgacttcaaccacagaaggAATAACGACATCGACAACAGAAAGTGGGACGACTTCGACTACTGACAGTGGAACAACTTCGACTACAGAAAGTGGAACGACATCGACAACAGGAAGTGGTACGACTTCAACCCCAGAAGGAATAACGACATCGACAACGGAAAGTGGGACGACTTCGACTACTGACAGTGGAACAACTTCGACTACGGAAAGTGGAACGACATCGACAACAGGAAGTGGAACGACTTTAACCACAGAAGGAATAACGACATCGACAACGGAAAGTGGGACGACTTCGACTACTGACAGTGGTACAACTTCGACTACAGAAAGTGGAACGACATCGACAACAGGAAGTggaacgacttcaaccacagaaggAATAACGACATCGACAACGGAAAGTGGGACGACTTCGACTACTGACAGTGGTACAACTTCGACTACAGAAAGTGGAACGACATCGACAACAGGAAGTGgtacgacttcaaccacagaaggAATAACGACATCGACAACGGAAAGTgggacgacttcaaccacagaaggAATAACGACATCGACAACAGAAAGTGGGACGACTTCGACTACTGACAGTGGAACAACTTCGACTACAGAAAGTGGAACGACATCGACAACAGGAAGTggaacgacttcaaccacagaaggAATAACGACATCGACAACGGAAAGTgggacgacttcaaccacagaaggAATAACGACATCGACAACAGAAAGTGGGACGACTTCGACTACTGACAGTGGAACAACTTCGACTACAGAAAGTGGAACGACATCGACAACAGGAAGTggaacgacttcaaccacagaaggAATAACGACATCGACAACGGAAAGTGGGACGACTTCGACTACTGACAGTGGTACAACTTCGACTACAGAAAGTGGAACGACATCGACAACAGGAAGTGgtacgacttcaaccacagaaggAATAACGACATCGACAACGGAAAGTgggacgacttcaaccacagaaggAATAACGACATCGACAACAGAAAGTGGGACGACTTCGACTACTGACAGTGGAACAACTTCGACTACAGAAAGTGGAACGACATCGACAACAGGAAGTGGTACGACTTCAACCCCAGAAGGAATAACGACATCGACAACGGAAAGTGGGACGACTTCGACTACTGACAGTGGAACAACTTCGACTACGGAAAGTGGAACGACATCGACAACAGGAAGTGGAACGACTTTAACCACAGAAGGAATAACGACATCGACAACGGAAAGTgggacgacttcaaccacagaaggAATAACGACATCGACAACAGAAAGTGGGACGACTTCGACTACTGACAGTGGAACAACTTCGACTACAGAAAGTGGAACGACATCGACAACGGAAAGTgggacgacttcaaccacagaaggAATAACGACATCGACAACAGAAAGTGGGACGACTTCGACTACTGACAGTGGAACAACTTCGACTACAGAAAGTGGAACGACATCGACAACAGGAAGTggaacgacttcaaccacagaaggAATAACGACATCGACAACGGAAAGTGGGACGACTTCGACTACTGACAGTGGTACAACTTCGACTACAGAAAGTGGAACGACATCGACAACAGGAAGTGgtacgacttcaaccacagaaggAATAACGACATCGACAACGGAAAGTgggacgacttcaaccacagaaggAATAACGACATCGACAACAGAAAGTGGGACGACTTCGACTACTGACAGTGGAACAACTTCGACTACAGAAAGTGGAACGACATCGACAACAGGAAGTGGTACGACTTCAACCCCAGAAGGAATAACGACATCGACAACGGAAAGTGGGACGACTTCGACTACTGACAGTGGTACAACTTCGACTACAGAAAGTGGAACGACATCGACAACAGGAAGTggaacgacttcaaccacagaaggAATAACGACATCGACAACGGAAAGTGGGACGACTTCGACTACTGACAGTGGTACAACTTCGACTACAGAAAGTGGAACGACATCGACAACAGGAAGTGgtacgacttcaaccacagaaggAATAACGACATCGACAACGGAAAGTgggacgacttcaaccacagaaggAATAACGACATCGACAACAGAAAGTGGGACGACTTCGACTACTGACAGTGGAACAACTTCGACTACAGAAAGTGGAACGACATCGACAACAGGAAGTGGTACGACTTCAACCCCAGAAGGAATAACGACATCGACAACGGAAAGTGGGACGACTTCGACTACTGACAGTGGAACAACTTCGACTACGGAAAGTGGAACGACATCGACAACAGGAAGTGGAACGACTTTAACCACAGAAGGAATAACGACATCGACAACGGAAAGTGGGACGACTTCGACTACTGACAGTGGTACAACTTCGACTACAGAAAGTGGAACGACATCGACAACAGGAAGTggaacgacttcaaccacagaaggAATAACGACATCGACAACGGAAAGTGGGACGACTTCGACTACTGACAGTGGTACAACTTCGACTACAGAAAGTGGAACGACATCGACAACAGGAAGTGgtacgacttcaaccacagaaggAATAACGACATCGACAACGGAAAGTgggacgacttcaaccacagaaggAATAACGACATCGACAACAGAAAGTGGGACGACTTCGACTACTGACAGTGGAACAACTTCGACTACAGAAAGTGGAACGACATCGACAACAGGAAGTggaacgacttcaaccacagaaggAATAACGACATCGACAACGGAAAGTGGGACGACTTCGACTACTGACAGTGGTACAACTTCGACTACAGAAAGTGGAACGACATCGACAACAGGAAGTGGTACGACTTCAACCCCAGAAGGAATAACGACATCGACAACGGAAAGTGGGACGACTTCGACTACTGACAGTGGAACAACTTCGACTACGGAAAGTGGAACGACATCGACAACAGGAAGTggaacgacttcaaccacagaaggAATAACGACATCGACAACGGAAAGTGGGACGACTTCGACTACTGACAGTGGTACAACTTCGACTACAGAAAGTGGAACGACATCGACAACAGGAAGTGgtacgacttcaaccacagaaggAATAACGACATCGACAACGGAAAGTGGGACGACTTCGACTACTGACAGTGGAACAACTTCGACTACAGAAAGTGGAATGACATCGACAACAGGAAGTggaacgacttcaaccacagaaggAATAACGACATCGACAACGGAAAGTGGGACGACTTCGACTACTGACAGTGGTACAACTTCGACTACAGAAAGTggaacgacatcaacaacaggaagtggtacgacttcaaccacagaaggAATAACGACATCGACAACGGAAAGTGGGACGACTTCGACTACTGACAGTGGTACAACTTCGACTACAGAAAGTGGAACGACATCGACAACAGGAAGTGGTACGATTTCAACCACAGAAGGAATAACGTCATCGACAACGGAAAGTgggacgacttcaaccacagaaggAATAACGACATCGACAACGGAAAGTGGGACGACTTCGACTACTGACAGTGGTACAACTTCGACTACAGAAAGTggaacgacatcaacaacaggaagtggtacgacttcaaccacagaaggAATAACGACATCGACAACGGAAAGTGGGACGACTTCGACTACTGACAGTGGAACAACTTCGACTACAGAAAGTGGAACGACATCGACAACAGGAAGTGGTACGATTTCAACCACAGAAGGAATAACGACATCGACAACGGAAAGTgggacgacttcaaccacagaaggAATAACGACATCGACAACGGAAAGTGGGACGACTTCGACTACTGACAGTGGTACAACTTCGACTACAGAAAGTGGAACGACATCGACAACAGGAAGTGGTACGATTTCAACCACAGAAGGAATAACGTCATCGACAACGGAAAGTgggacgacttcaaccacagaaggAATAACGACATCGACAACGGAAAGTGGGACGACTTCGACTACTGACAGTGGTACAACTTCGACTACAGAAAGTGGAACGACATCGACAACAGGAAGTGgtacgacttcaaccacagaaggAATAACGACATCGACAACGGAGAGTGGGACGACTTCGACTACTGACAGTGGTACAACTTCGACTACAGAAAGTGGAACGACATCGACAACAGGAAGTGGttcgacttcaaccacagaaggAATAACGACATCGACAACGGAAAGTGGGACGACTTCGACTACTGACAGTGGAACAACTTCGACTACAGAAAGTGGAACGACATCGACAACAGGAAGTGgtacgacttcaaccacagaaggAATAACGACATCGACAACGGAGAGTGGGACGACTTCGTCTACTGACAGTGGTACAACTTCGACTACAGAAAGTGGAACGACATCGACAACAGGAAGTGGttcgacttcaaccacagaaggAATAACGACATCGACAACGGAAA
- the LOC129773639 gene encoding uncharacterized protein LOC129773639: MGDLPTERVTPAFPFLNTGVDLCGPFFYRHALRKSIPVKCYVAIFVCLATKAVHVELVGDLSTKSFIAALKRFVARRGRPAVIECDNAKNFLGTSRALPELYAQFRTQQHKHAVTTQCSEEGIFFKFIPPRSPNFCGLWEAAVKSFKKHFKATIGTTILLKDDLETVLVQIESCLNSRPLTQLTSEPEDLEILTPGHFLVHRPLVSIPEPSYEALPTNRLDRYQHAQELVRRI; encoded by the coding sequence ATGGGCGACCTACCGACAGAGCGTGTCACCCCTGCCTTTCCATTCCTGAACACTGGTGTCGATTTGTGTGGTCCGTTTTTCTATCGACACGCTTTACGAAAATCGATCCCTGTCAAGTGCTATGTTGCCATTTTCGTGTGCCTTGCAACTAAAGCGGTACACGTTGAGCTGGTGGGCGACCTCTCAACCAAATCGTTTATCGCCGCCCTCAAGCGTTTTGTAGCCCGGCGTGGCAGGCCCGCAGTGATTGAGTGCGATAACGCTAAAAATTTCCTGGGCACCTCTAGGGCGTTACCGGAGCTCTACGCACAATTCCGCACCCAACAGCATAAGCACGCAGTCACCACTCAATGTTCCGAAGAGGGAATCTTCTTCAAATTCATACCTCCACGCTCGCCCAATTTCTGCGGCCTCTGGGAGGCCGCTGTCAAGTCTTTCAAAAAGCATTTCAAGGCAACAATCGGAACTACTATTTTGCTCAAAGACGATCTGGAGACAGTTCTGGTTCAAATTGAAAGCTGCTTAAACTCCAGACCGCTGACGCAGCTGACTTCTGAACCAGAAGACCTGGAAATACTTACTCCCGGCCACTTCCTGGTTCACCGTCCGCTGGTTTCCATCCCAGAACCATCGTACGAAGCCCTACCCACGAACCGCCTGGATCGATATCAGCACGCGCAAGAACTCGTCCGACGCATCTGA